The genomic DNA AATCCTGCTACAATCATGCCGATGGGTTTTCCATGAACCCGTATCGGAAGGCATAGCATTCGATCGGCTTCCAGGAGCCGGAGTATTTGCGACTCTCCGATGGACAGGGGGCGTTCATTGGACGGGAAAACCGTATTGGGCGCGCTTTTGCCATGAAAGACGGTTGCAAAAATACTTCTTCTTCCATTTAGAACGATAGGCAACTGGTCGATCAACTGGCTGCTACTGTTTCCCGGAACGGCCTGGCCGATCAGTGCGTTCTTTCTATCATCATAGAGGAAAAACAGCACACGCGGCACATCAAAAAGGATCGAAAACCCCTGCTCGGCGATTTTCAGAATTTCCTCTCGACTGGTGGCCTCCAGAAGGTTTTGTAGGGTTCCGTAGACAAGAGAGAAGGTTTTAACTTCCGTTATCAGCGCTTCTCCAGCGGCTTTTCCCATGGCTTCGTCGGGTTGAGCATCAATTCCCGGAGCCGCCAGCGGGATACCCAAAGACCGGGCGAGCGCCTGAATCTCTTTGCCGGCCTGCCGAGTGATGGATTCCAGCTTTTCCGATTCCAAATCAACCATGCCGCCGGCAGCCGTCACCGTGGTTGCGGGTATTTCTTCCCGACGCCGGCTCATCAGGTTGGCCGCGTAGATAATTTTTACCAACGGCAACGCTTCAGCGACCTGACCGATCGGGCGGTGATGATAGAAGATGGCATCTGCCATAAAGGAGTTTAATTTCCACTGCCTGACGAGCCAGGCACCCACTTCGTGATGGGGGGCGCCCAGCGTTTTTTCTCCTGCCAGCAGGCGGGCGGTATCCCCGTTGGCTTCCTTGAGAACTTCGGTGTATTCCTCCCTGAAATTGGTCCACAGGACGAGCTTGCCGATATCGTGCAACAGGCCGGACAAAAAAGCTTCCTCCGGTGAAGGATAGGCCGTTTCAATGGCGATGGCCTTGCTGATGGACGCACACATGAGCGAGTGCCACCAAAAAGCCGGCAGGTTCAACCATTCATTGCCGCGCATATGGCTAAAAACGTGAAGCACCGAGGCGCTGATAGCAATATTTTTAATTGTGTTGGCGCCTAGATAAACAATTGCTTTTTCAAGGGTGGTTATTTTTCCATTCAGGCCGGTATAGGCGGAGTTAACAAGCTGAAGTACCTTTGAGGAGATCGCGGGATCCTTGAACGTAATTTCCGATAAGCTTTGGGGGCTGCAGCCCTCATCATTACAGGCTTCTACCAGCCTAAGCAACACCTGCGGCAGGGTTGGCAGGTTTCTGGAGCATTTGAGTCGGGTGAATATATCGGGAGCATTTGTCACTGCTGCGTCCAACCTCCGTTTATTCTTGAATTTTTCTTAATGCGCCGAGGGCGAAATGTCAAGAAAATAATTGATTTTCATGGGTTATGGATTTTTCTACTTTTGACCGTGGCGGGGGAAATGCGGACGGGCTGAATTGGTTGCGTTGAAAAAATTGACAGATGTGGATGAATCCGATTACAGTGAATCATACCGGACCCGGTCTGCATCGCTCCAGAAATACAAGATTGTTCTGGGCATGGCAAGTTTTTGAATCTTCAGGGGGTGTCCATTGAACAGCCGAAACAACAGGCCCGAAAAAGCCGCTGAAATTGGCCGTCGGGTCGAGAGGATCGCAGGGGAAAAGGTTGCCGATTGGCCGGAAAACACAGAGGCCCTGTGGTCCGAAGAAGCCCGAACGCTGCTCCATGAGCTGCGGGTTCACCAGATCGAGCTGGAGATGGAGAACGAGAATCTGCGCCGGGAACTGGCGGCATTGGCTGCTGAGCGGGCAGAAGAAGATGTTCTAAAAGGCCGGGAGTTTCTGGCGGATTTTCTGGACGCCATTCTGATTCCGGTATTTTATAAAGATATTAATGGCCGATTTCAGGGGGTAAACCGAGCCTTCGAGACCTTATTCGGCGTGACAAAGGACGAGATCATCGGCCGGCACGTCCTCGATATCCATCCGCACGACAAAGCGGCCAAACTCCACATGGCCAAAGATAGGGCGTTATTGGCCCAACCGGGAACGCAAGTGTACGAATCGCGGGCGCGGGATAAGCATGGCGTGTTGCACGATGTGGTGTTCCACAAGGCCACGGTGGTGAATTCTTCCGGCGAGATCAGCGGCCTTGCCTGCGCCATTTTGGACATCACCGAGCGCAAGCGGGCCGAAGCGGCGCTGCGGAAAAGCGAGCAAAAGCACCGGACCATTCTTCAGACATGCATGAACGGCTTCTGGATGGCGGATACGCAGGCGCGGTTGCTGGAGGTGAATGAGACCTATTGCCGGATGACCGGTTACAGTGCGCAAGAACTCCTGACCATGAGAATTTCCGACCTGGAAGTAAATGAAACGGCCGAAGACGTTGCCGCTCATAACCTGAAAATTAGGACACAGGGACAGGATCGGTTTGAAACGCGGCACCGCCGCAAGGATGGGCGTATTTTTGACGTTGAAGTCAGTGTCCAGTACCAAGCGGACGAAGGCGGGTGGTTTGTGTCGTTTATGCGCGATATCACCGAGCGCAAACGAGCGGAAGAATCATTGCGGAAAAACGAGAAAAAGCTTCGGACCATTCTTCAGACGGCCATGGACGGCTTCTGGATGGCGGACCTGCAGGGGCAGTTGCTGGAAGTGAATGAAACCTATTGCCGGATGAGCGGTTACAGTGCCGAAGAACTTCTGACCATGAGTGTTTCCGACCTGAAAGCCGATGGAACGGACGAAGCCACAGCCGCTCGTATTCGAAAGGTAAGAGCGCTGGGAGAGGATCGGTTTGAGGCGCGGCATCGCCGCAAGGATGGCAGTGTTTTTGACGTTGAAATCGGTGTTCAGTACCAACCTGACGACGGCGGGCGATTGGTGGTTTTTTTACGGGACATCACCCGGCGCAAGAAGGCTGAGGCGGAGCTGCACGAGGCCAATGCCATTCTTAAAGCGGCTATGGACCAGAGCGGGGCAGGTATCGCCATTGCCGATGCGCCGAATGGCATGATACGCTATGTGAACGAAGCTGGGTTGCGTATTCGAGGGGGCGATCGCGAAGCCCTTGTGAACAAGATCGGGATCAATGAGTATACGGCCACCTGGCAGATGATGGGTCTTGATGGCAGACCGCTGCAACCCGATGAAATCCCCCTGGCCCGCGCCATTTTGTACGGCGAAACCTGCAGCCGGGAACTGCTTTTTTGCCGCGCCGGTGAGAACCGTTTCGTGTTGGCTCATGCCGCACCTATCACCGATGCGACGGGAATAATCACCGCCGGCGTGGTTGTTTTTGTTGACATCACCGAACACAAGCGGACCGCAGAAACGCTGCGGATCCTTTCCTCCCGATTGCTGACCGCTCAGGAAGATGAGCAGCGCCGCATTGCCATGGAGCTTCACGATCAGACAGGGCAGGATCTCAGCGTACTCAAGCTTCACCTCGCCACCCTCAAGACACGGCTGCGAAAAGATCAGGCGAACCTTAAAGAAGCGTTTCAAAAGGTGCTGACGGTTACCGACGGCATTATCGAAGATGTTCGCCGGCTGGCCCACGGGTTAAGCCCGAGCCAGCTTGAGGCATTGGGACTCAATGCCGCGTTAGGGGCGTTGATTCGAAATTTTTCCGAAAAAACCGGCATTCCCATTCACTACGATTTAAACGCCCTGGAAAATATTTTTCCGCCGGAAACGCAGATTGTCCTGTACCGGATTTTCCAGGAGGCCCTGACCAACATCTACAAACATGCCCGGGCCAAATCGGTTCTGATCAAGGCGGATCGCCAAAGCAATACCGTCTTTATCAAAATCAAGGACGATGGTCAGGGCTTTGATCCCGACAGCTATGCCAGGCGTGATCCTGCTGATGTCGAGCGGGGGATGGGATTGTCCGCTATGGAGTTAAGGGCGACAATGATCGGCGCCGGGTTGAAAATATTCAGTCAGCCGGGAAAAGGCACGGAAATCATTCTGTTGGTGCCGGCAAGGGGCAGATGCCCAGGGCATTAAACAGTGGATGCTTTACCGACGGATTTCCGCCTTTTTTCAATGGGGAATAACCGCCCGGAACAGAAATTTCATCGGCAGGCGACGAATCCTTCTTGTGTCATTATGCACCGCCGCCTAACACCGCATAAAGTCGCACCTGGTTGGAGAGTTTTGTCTGACGAAGACCGACAAGCCCCTGTTGTGCCGCATAGAGCGCGCGCTGCGCATCCAGGACGCTTAAGTAATTATCGACTCCCTTGGTGTAACGCGCGTTGGAGAGCCGATAGGTTGCTTCGGCGGCGCGTACCAGAGATTGCTGCGCCAAGAGGCGTTCATCCATTGTACCCTGAACGGCAAGGGTGTCGGCCACCTCCCGAAAGGCGGTCTGAATCGCCTTCTCATATTGAACCAGGACGATTTCTTGTTCTGCTTTAACGGCATCCAGCGCCGACCAAAGCCGCGCGTCAAAGATCGGTAGATTAATCTGCGGCGCAAAAAGCCAGGTGCCGGAGCCGGAGCCGAAAAGCCCGGATAGTTCATTGCTTGCCGTACCTACAGCTGTTGTCAGTGAGATGCGCGGGAAAAGAGCGGCCCGGGCGACGCCGATATTGGCGTTGGCTGCCTTGAGAAGAAGTTCCGCCTGCAGAATGTCCGGGCGATGCAGAAGCACTTCGGATGAAATCCCGGCGGAGATGGGTTTAAGCGGTTTAATGTTCGCCAAATCCTCAGAAAGGGTTTCACTTGGTATGGGGGACAGTGTTCCGACCAGAAGATTCAAGGTGTTTTCATCCTGCGCTACCAACTGCATGTAGCGGGCAATATCTCCCCGGGCAATATCCACCTGCGTTTGGGCGCGATGGAGATCCAGCTCCGAGCCGAGCCCGACTTCATGGCGACGCTTGATCAAATGATAAGCGGATGTTTGGGTGTCAAAGGTGGTTTTTGCCAGTTTTAGATTCTCCCGATCCGCCGCAAGGGTCAGGTAGGTATCGGCGACGGTGGAAATAATGAGAATCTGCGTGCCGCGACGGGCCTGCTCCGTTGCCAGAAATGTTTCCAGCGCCTGATCCTTCAGGCTGCGAATACGCCCGAAAAAGTCGATTTCCCAGGCCAAAATGCCCATGCTGACATCGTATTGCTCTGCGGTTCGGGCGTGGCCTTCGGTGGTAAGATCCGCCGGGATGCGTTGCTTGCTTCCATTGGCCGTCGCGTCAAGTGCCGGATAAAGCGCTGAACGCTGGATTCGATAGACTGCCCGTGCCCGTTGCACATTCAGTGCGGCAAGGCGCAAATCGCGATTGTTGGCAAGGGCGGTTTCAATTACCTGTTGCAACCGTTTATCGGTGAAAAATTCCTGCCATGGCAGGTCGGTAGGGCTCGGTGCGCCCGGTGTAGTCCGGGCGGTCTTATATGCAGGGCCACTTGGCCAGTCAGCGGGAATCGGCGCTTCCGGTTTTGTGTATTCGGGCGTCAACATGCAGCCGCCCAGAAAGAGGATGCCACCCAATAGAAGAAACAGGTTTTTATTCATGACGTTGATTTCCTGATAGGGTGTTAGCGGTGCGGGGTTCCCGTTCACGCTGACGGTGTTTCCCGAGTGCTTTATAGATCAACACATAAAAAAGCGGGGCAAACAGGGTAACCAAAAAGGTGGAGGTTATGACGCCACCCACGACGCCGATACCGATGGCCCGCTGGGCACCTGCGCCCGCTCCGCCGGCGAGCGCCAGCGGCAGAACCCCGAATCCGAAGGCCAGCGAGGTCATGATAATGGGGCGCAGCCTCAATTTGGCGCCTTCAAGCGTCGCATCGATCAGGCGCATGCCTTCATCCACCCGGGCTCTGGCAAACTGAACGATCAAAATGGCGTTTTTCGTGGCCAGCCCCAACAGGGTCAACAAACCGATCTGAAAGTAAACATCGTTGGGCAATCCCATGAGGGTTGAAGCGATCACACCGCCGATGACCCCTAAGGGCAGGGTCATCAGAATGGAGATGGGGATGGGCCAACCTTCATACAGGGCCGCCAGGCATAGAAAGATTACCAGGATGGAAAAGGCATACAGCAAGGGCGCCTGGGAGCCGGCCATTCGTTCCTGATAAGACAAACCGGTCCAGTCAAAGCCGATGGTCCGGGGCAATTTGGAAACCGCCGCTTCCATGGCATCCATTGCTTCTCCCGAGCTTCTGCCTGAAGCCGGCTCGCCCCAGATGTTGATGGACGGAAAGCCGTTGAACCGCTCCAGCCTGGGAGAACCCGTGCTCCAGTAGCCGGATGCAAACGAGGCAAAGGGAACCATTTTGCCGGCATTGTTTCGCACGTAGAGTTTTTTCAGATCCTCCGGCAGGCTGCGATAGGGCGCGTCCGCCTGAACGTACACCCGCTTGACCCGTCCGGACTGAATGAAGTCGTTGACATAGGCGCTGCCGAAAGCCGCTGAAATGGTGTTGTGAATGGCGGTAATGGGCACTCCCAGCGCGCCGGCCTTATCCCAATCGACATCGATCCGGTATTGGGGAACGTCTTCCAGGCCGTTGGGGCGGACTCGCATTACCCTCGGGTCGGTTGCCACGATGCCCAGCAACTGGTTTCGCGCGGCTATCAGGTCGGCGTGGCCCGCGCCGCCCCGGTCCAGCAATTGAAAATCAAACCCATTGGCCTGACCGAGTTCGATGACGGCCGGTGGCGGAAAGGCAAAGACCATGGCCTGACGAATTTTTGAAAAAACGCCCATTGCCCTTCCGGCCACGGCGTTTACTTTCAGGTCCGGTCGTTGCCGGAGTTCCCAGTCTCTGAGCCTTACAAAGGCCATGCCCACGTTTTGCCCCGTACCCGAAAAACTGTATCCTGCGACCGTCATCAGGGATTGAATGGCTTCTTTTTCGTCCACCAGAAAATGGCTCTTGACGGTCTCCATGATCGCCCGGGTTTGCTCCAGGCTTGAGTTGGCCGGCAGCATGGCCTGAACAAAGAGCATGCCCTGATCCTCCTCCGGAAGATAGGCGGTGGGCATTTTCTTGAAGAGGTACCCCATTGCCACGACGATGACCAGGAACAGCAACAGATAACGCAGTTTCTTTTGAAGCGAGTGCGCCACCAGTTTCAGGTAAAGCTCCCTGGATCGGAAAAAAGAGCGATCAAACCATCGGAAAAAAGGGCGCATGAAAAAAACGGCGTTATCCGCCGGTTCATGACCGGCTGCCACCGGTTTGAGCAGGGAGGCGCACAGGACCGGCGTCAAGATCAAGGCCACCAGCACCGAAAGGAGCATGGAGGCGATGATGGTCACGGAAAACTGTCGATAAATCACGCCGGTGGAGCCGGGAAAGAAGGCCATGGGCCCGAAAACCGCCGATAGCACGAGCCCGATGCCGATCAATGCGCTGGTGATCTGTTCCATGGACTTGGCCGTGGCTTCTCGGGGACTGAGCCCTTCTTCGCTCATGATTCGCTCCACGTTTTCCACCACCACGATGGCGTCATCCACCAGAAGGCCGATCGCCAGCACCATGGCGAACATGGTCAGCATGTTGATGGAAAAACCGAAGAGCCCCAGAACCGCGAAAGTGCCCAAAATGACCACCGGCACCGCGATGGTCGGAATCAGCGTCGCCCGCATATTCCCCATGAAGAGATACATGACCAGGAATACCAGGAAAACCGCTTCCACCAAGGTTTTAAAAACCTCCTCGATGGCGACCGAGACAAAGGGGGTGGTATCGTACGGATAGACCGCTTTCATTCCGGGGGGAAAATAGCGGCTCATCTCTTCTATTTTAGCCCGAATCGCATCCGCCGTCGCCAGCGCGTTGGCGCCGGCGGCCTGACGAATCGCCAGGCCACCGGCCGGCTTGCCGTTAAAGTTGGCTTCGACATTATACTGCTCGGTTCCCAGCTCCGTTCGTCCTACATCCTGAATTCGAACCACTGACCCATCCGGATTGATGCGCAGCGGGATGGCGCTGAATTCCTCCGGGGTTTTCAGCAGGCTCTGAACAATGATGGACGCATTCAGGCGTTGGCCTTTCACGGCCGGTGCGCCGCCGAACTGCCCGGCGGAGATTTCCACATTATACGCCCGAAGGGCTGCAACCACATCTTCAATCGTTACATTGTAATCGGTCAGATTGTCCGGGTTGAGCCACACCCGCATGGCGTATTGAGAGCCGAAGGTGTTTACCTCCCCCACGCCCGGCACCCGCGAGAGAACCTTTTCCAGGCTGGATTGGGCATAATCCCGCAGGTCGTTGCCGTCCATACTGCCGTCTTCCGAAATCAGGGCCACGACCAACAGGAAGTTTCGGGTGGATTTGCTCACCTTGACCCCCTGGCGCTGCACCACCTCGGGCAGGCTCGCCATGGCGAGCTGAAGTTTGTTCTGAACCTTGGCCCAGGCCAGGTCCGGGTCGGTTCCCGGGGCAAAGGTCAGTTCAATGCGGGCGCTGCCGGACGAATCACTGGTCGCCGAGAGATACAGCATATCATCAAACCCGGTCATTTTCTGCTCGATGATCTGCGTGACGCTGTTTTCAAGCGTTTCCGCAGATGCCCCCGGATAAAACGCTTCAATGGCGATGGACGGCGGTGCGATCGGAGGATACTGGGAGATGGGCAGGTTATAGATCGCCAGGCCGCCCGCCACCATCATAACAATGGCAATCACCCAGGCAAAGACGGGACGATCCAGAAAGAATTTTGATAACATCGCGCGCCTCCGTCAGTTCGGTTGAGAAGCTGTCTGAGCCTTGTTCGCCGGGTTTTTATCATCGCCTTCAAAAGGAACCACCTTTACGGCTGCTCCGGGGCGCACCTTCTGAATCCCCTCAACGATGACCCGATCCCCTTGCGCCAGGCCGGATGAGATGAGCCATTTATCGCGAACAGCCCGGTCGATCGTCAGCATGCGCTGCTGGACCGTGTCCTTGTCATCCACGATCAGGGCTGTCGGATTGCCCTTGGGATCACGGGAAACCGCTTGCTGAGGGATGACGATCGCCTGCTCATGGACGCCTTCTTTCATCACCGCCCGAACGAACATGCCGGGCAGCAAAAAGTTGTCGGGATTGGGAACGACAACCCTCAGAACGACGGAGCTGGTGGTCGGATCCACGGTGACATCTTGAAACTGAAGGGACCCCTCCATCGGGTAAGCCATGCCATCTTCCATGATGAGGGTGACCTTGTTCTGATTTCCTCCGTTTTGGTTGACGCGACCGTCTTCCAGGCGCCGCTTCAGGCGCAGCAGGTCGCCGGTCGACTGGGGGACATCCACATATAGGGGGTCCAGTTGTTGAATGGTTGCCAGCGCTACGGGTTGGTAGGCAGTTACGATAGCCCCTTCCGTCACGTTGCTTCTGCCGATGCGGCCGGAAATGGGGGCGAGAATGCGGGTGTAATCTAAATTGATGCGGGCCGTTTCCACATTGGCTTTCCAATACTGAATATCGGCTTCGATCTGTCCCAGGGCAGCAGCCGCATCGTCGTAATCCTGCCGGCTGACGGCTTTTTCGGCAAGCAATTCTTTGTAGCGCGCGGCCCTTGACAGAGCCGCCGGCAGATTCGCCTCGGACCTGCCGAGAGCGGCTTTTGCATTGTTGAGAGCGGCTTGAAAAGATGCCGGATCAATCTGGTAAAGGACATCGCCTGTCTTTACATCAGCGCCTTCCGTAAACATTCGCTTTTGAATCAGGCCGGCAACCTG from Desulfobacterales bacterium includes the following:
- a CDS encoding efflux RND transporter periplasmic adaptor subunit, whose protein sequence is MRPQSQMTLTMILLAAVPLFSLCMPSCQRQQQASAPPPIPEVVALTVQPQKILLTIELPGRTSAYRIAEIRPQVAGLIQKRMFTEGADVKTGDVLYQIDPASFQAALNNAKAALGRSEANLPAALSRAARYKELLAEKAVSRQDYDDAAAALGQIEADIQYWKANVETARINLDYTRILAPISGRIGRSNVTEGAIVTAYQPVALATIQQLDPLYVDVPQSTGDLLRLKRRLEDGRVNQNGGNQNKVTLIMEDGMAYPMEGSLQFQDVTVDPTTSSVVLRVVVPNPDNFLLPGMFVRAVMKEGVHEQAIVIPQQAVSRDPKGNPTALIVDDKDTVQQRMLTIDRAVRDKWLISSGLAQGDRVIVEGIQKVRPGAAVKVVPFEGDDKNPANKAQTASQPN
- a CDS encoding HDOD domain-containing protein, whose product is MTNAPDIFTRLKCSRNLPTLPQVLLRLVEACNDEGCSPQSLSEITFKDPAISSKVLQLVNSAYTGLNGKITTLEKAIVYLGANTIKNIAISASVLHVFSHMRGNEWLNLPAFWWHSLMCASISKAIAIETAYPSPEEAFLSGLLHDIGKLVLWTNFREEYTEVLKEANGDTARLLAGEKTLGAPHHEVGAWLVRQWKLNSFMADAIFYHHRPIGQVAEALPLVKIIYAANLMSRRREEIPATTVTAAGGMVDLESEKLESITRQAGKEIQALARSLGIPLAAPGIDAQPDEAMGKAAGEALITEVKTFSLVYGTLQNLLEATSREEILKIAEQGFSILFDVPRVLFFLYDDRKNALIGQAVPGNSSSQLIDQLPIVLNGRRSIFATVFHGKSAPNTVFPSNERPLSIGESQILRLLEADRMLCLPIRVHGKPIGMIVAGFHDQQVDGFFKKKKILDLFLGHVGMCLHTEKIQQHQTLLVQEERIKASTSLSRKVVHEVNNPLGIIKNYLKILGLKLPEKHPAQNELSIIGEEIDRVGLMIRQLNDFSHPRAAGRAPVDVNTLLADMLQLLKDPLLRPAMIETQFSPDKNAPPIISEKNSLKQVFINLIKNAVEAMHEGGQLMISTRYVPDAQPDRAEGTDGSTGNLDITIKDNGPGIPESIRERLFEPFVSSKKQGRGLGLSIVHGIIRELNGTITCHSSIGSGTTFTITLPVSGRGI
- a CDS encoding efflux transporter outer membrane subunit, with product MNKNLFLLLGGILFLGGCMLTPEYTKPEAPIPADWPSGPAYKTARTTPGAPSPTDLPWQEFFTDKRLQQVIETALANNRDLRLAALNVQRARAVYRIQRSALYPALDATANGSKQRIPADLTTEGHARTAEQYDVSMGILAWEIDFFGRIRSLKDQALETFLATEQARRGTQILIISTVADTYLTLAADRENLKLAKTTFDTQTSAYHLIKRRHEVGLGSELDLHRAQTQVDIARGDIARYMQLVAQDENTLNLLVGTLSPIPSETLSEDLANIKPLKPISAGISSEVLLHRPDILQAELLLKAANANIGVARAALFPRISLTTAVGTASNELSGLFGSGSGTWLFAPQINLPIFDARLWSALDAVKAEQEIVLVQYEKAIQTAFREVADTLAVQGTMDERLLAQQSLVRAAEATYRLSNARYTKGVDNYLSVLDAQRALYAAQQGLVGLRQTKLSNQVRLYAVLGGGA
- a CDS encoding PAS domain S-box protein, with product MNSRNNRPEKAAEIGRRVERIAGEKVADWPENTEALWSEEARTLLHELRVHQIELEMENENLRRELAALAAERAEEDVLKGREFLADFLDAILIPVFYKDINGRFQGVNRAFETLFGVTKDEIIGRHVLDIHPHDKAAKLHMAKDRALLAQPGTQVYESRARDKHGVLHDVVFHKATVVNSSGEISGLACAILDITERKRAEAALRKSEQKHRTILQTCMNGFWMADTQARLLEVNETYCRMTGYSAQELLTMRISDLEVNETAEDVAAHNLKIRTQGQDRFETRHRRKDGRIFDVEVSVQYQADEGGWFVSFMRDITERKRAEESLRKNEKKLRTILQTAMDGFWMADLQGQLLEVNETYCRMSGYSAEELLTMSVSDLKADGTDEATAARIRKVRALGEDRFEARHRRKDGSVFDVEIGVQYQPDDGGRLVVFLRDITRRKKAEAELHEANAILKAAMDQSGAGIAIADAPNGMIRYVNEAGLRIRGGDREALVNKIGINEYTATWQMMGLDGRPLQPDEIPLARAILYGETCSRELLFCRAGENRFVLAHAAPITDATGIITAGVVVFVDITEHKRTAETLRILSSRLLTAQEDEQRRIAMELHDQTGQDLSVLKLHLATLKTRLRKDQANLKEAFQKVLTVTDGIIEDVRRLAHGLSPSQLEALGLNAALGALIRNFSEKTGIPIHYDLNALENIFPPETQIVLYRIFQEALTNIYKHARAKSVLIKADRQSNTVFIKIKDDGQGFDPDSYARRDPADVERGMGLSAMELRATMIGAGLKIFSQPGKGTEIILLVPARGRCPGH
- a CDS encoding efflux RND transporter permease subunit; protein product: MLSKFFLDRPVFAWVIAIVMMVAGGLAIYNLPISQYPPIAPPSIAIEAFYPGASAETLENSVTQIIEQKMTGFDDMLYLSATSDSSGSARIELTFAPGTDPDLAWAKVQNKLQLAMASLPEVVQRQGVKVSKSTRNFLLVVALISEDGSMDGNDLRDYAQSSLEKVLSRVPGVGEVNTFGSQYAMRVWLNPDNLTDYNVTIEDVVAALRAYNVEISAGQFGGAPAVKGQRLNASIIVQSLLKTPEEFSAIPLRINPDGSVVRIQDVGRTELGTEQYNVEANFNGKPAGGLAIRQAAGANALATADAIRAKIEEMSRYFPPGMKAVYPYDTTPFVSVAIEEVFKTLVEAVFLVFLVMYLFMGNMRATLIPTIAVPVVILGTFAVLGLFGFSINMLTMFAMVLAIGLLVDDAIVVVENVERIMSEEGLSPREATAKSMEQITSALIGIGLVLSAVFGPMAFFPGSTGVIYRQFSVTIIASMLLSVLVALILTPVLCASLLKPVAAGHEPADNAVFFMRPFFRWFDRSFFRSRELYLKLVAHSLQKKLRYLLLFLVIVVAMGYLFKKMPTAYLPEEDQGMLFVQAMLPANSSLEQTRAIMETVKSHFLVDEKEAIQSLMTVAGYSFSGTGQNVGMAFVRLRDWELRQRPDLKVNAVAGRAMGVFSKIRQAMVFAFPPPAVIELGQANGFDFQLLDRGGAGHADLIAARNQLLGIVATDPRVMRVRPNGLEDVPQYRIDVDWDKAGALGVPITAIHNTISAAFGSAYVNDFIQSGRVKRVYVQADAPYRSLPEDLKKLYVRNNAGKMVPFASFASGYWSTGSPRLERFNGFPSINIWGEPASGRSSGEAMDAMEAAVSKLPRTIGFDWTGLSYQERMAGSQAPLLYAFSILVIFLCLAALYEGWPIPISILMTLPLGVIGGVIASTLMGLPNDVYFQIGLLTLLGLATKNAILIVQFARARVDEGMRLIDATLEGAKLRLRPIIMTSLAFGFGVLPLALAGGAGAGAQRAIGIGVVGGVITSTFLVTLFAPLFYVLIYKALGKHRQREREPRTANTLSGNQRHE